In Lates calcarifer isolate ASB-BC8 linkage group LG23, TLL_Latcal_v3, whole genome shotgun sequence, a single genomic region encodes these proteins:
- the LOC108892062 gene encoding uncharacterized protein LOC108892062, translating into MHTNREMAIPRMLNSNTPFVIVTGGSELSFPGKEDNSQGCEEEKDSLVQAIAPHLSRVMQHGTAKHVVTEGPEVSEENACVSIVAQAEREDFQEFSPTSTQCPYPRPQLLKKLRSLGKESPLMSDTEDEDFDVATKLPCYHLQRKQRRKTKTRQSQEEGEEPPIIRGLWVQEIDWLKSADAETTSSAEIIPPPPQFTDSVSCSCSHGDLHSYRSDEGCSSADVCDCVREFRGCVTIRGPI; encoded by the exons ATGCACACCAACAGAGAAATGGCCATACCCAGGATGTTAAACTCCAACACACCATTTGTCATTGTCACCGGAGGATCTGAACTCTCGTTTCCTGGCAAAGAGGACAACAGCCAAGGctgtgaggaggaaaaagactCACTGGTCCAAGCCATTGCTCCCCATCTGAGTCGGGTGATGCAGCATGGCACTGCCAAACATGTGGTCACAGAGGGGCCTGAGGTGTCCGAGGAGAATGCCTGTGTCTCCATAGTCGCACAGGCTGAGA GAGAAGACTTCCAGGAGTTCAGTCCTACCAGCACACAGTGCCCCTACCCAAGACCTCAGCTGCTCAAAAAACTCAG GTCTCTTGGTAAGGAATCTCCCCTCATGAGTGACACAGAGGATGAGGACTTTGACGTCGCCACCAAACTCCCGTGCTAccacctgcagagaaaacagcGCAGGAAAACCAAAACGAGACAGAGCCAGGAGGAAGGGGAAGAACCTCCCATTATCCGCGGCCTGTGGGTGCAGGAGATCGACTGGTTGAAATCAGCAGATGCAGAGACGACGTCATCCGCTGAGATCATCCCGCCTCCTCCTCAGTTTACTGACTCAGTCTCGTGCTCCTGCAGCCATGGAGACCTGCACTCCTACAGATCTGATGaaggctgcagctctgcagatgTATGTGACTGTGTCAGAGAATTTAGAGGATGTGTCACCATCAGAGGACCAATCTAG